In Gossypium raimondii isolate GPD5lz chromosome 12, ASM2569854v1, whole genome shotgun sequence, a single window of DNA contains:
- the LOC105763603 gene encoding protein DETOXIFICATION 41 has protein sequence MGSAASEYQPLLLGLDSHSRIPDLSSVAIEEFLQHRPIALRWWPRLVAWESRLLWLLSGSSIVLSIFNYMLSFVTLMFTGHLGALELAGASIASVGIQGLAYGIMLGMASAVQTVCGQAYGAKQYSAMGIICQRAIILHLGAAVLLTFLYWFSGDVLQAIGQTESIAQQGQVFSRGLIPQIYAFAISCPMQRFLQAQNIVNPLALMSIGVFLVHILLTWLVVNVLGCGLLGAALTLSLSWWFLVIINGLYIVLSPSCKETWSGLSFRAFTGIWPYFKLTVASAVMLCLEIWYNQGLVLISGLLSNPTIALDSISICMNYLNWDMQFMLGLSAAASVRVSNELGAGHPRVAKFSVFVVNGTSILISIVFSAIVLIFRVGLSKAFTSDSEVIEAVSDLTPLLAISVFLNGIQPILSGVAIGSGWQAIVAYVNLATYYIIGLPIGCVLGFKTSLGVAGIWWGMIIGVLLQTATLVVLTATTNWNKEVEKAADRLKKSANEETDLVRGAA, from the exons ATGGGTTCAGCAGCTTCTGAGTATCAACCATTGCTGCTGGGTCTCGACTCCCATTCTCGGATACCCGATTTGTCATCCGTTGCAATCGAAGAGTTTTTACAGCACAGACCGATTGCCCTTCGATGGTGGCCAAGGCTTGTAGCATGGGAGTCCAGGCTTCTTTGGCTTCTATCTGGTTCTTCTATTGTTCtttccattttcaattacaTGCTCAGctttgttaccttaatgttcACTGGACATCTAGGTGCTTTAGAACTTGCCGGTGCTTCTATTGCTAGTGTTGGTATTCAAGGTCTTGCTTATGGGATTATg TTAGGCATGGCGAGTGCAGTACAAACAGTATGTGGACAGGCCTATGGAGCAAAGCAATATTCAGCAATGGGAATCATTTGCCAAAGAGCAATCATATTGCACTTAGGAGCTGCAGTTCTTTTAACATTTCTGTATTGGTTCTCTGGTGATGTTCTTCAAGCAATAGGTCAAACCGAAAGCATAGCTCAACAAGGTCAAGTCTTTTCTCGAGGTCTCATCCCTCAAATTTATGCATTCGCCATAAGCTGTCCCATGCAGAGGTTCTTACAAGCACAGAACATAGTGAACCCTTTGGCATTAATGTCGATTGGGGTATTTTTGGTGCACATTCTTCTCACCTGGCTTGTTGTCAATGTCTTGGGCTGTGGCCTACTTGGTGCTGCTCTTACTCTCAGCCTCTCTTGGTGGTTTCTTGTTATTATAAATGGACTTTATATTGTTCTTAGCCCTTCTTGCAAAGAGACTTGGAGTGGCTTATCCTTTAGAGCCTTCACTGGAATTTGGCCTTATTTCAAACTCACTGTAGCTTCTGCTGTTATGCTTTG TTTGGAGATTTGGTACAACCAAGGATTAGTGCTTATATCGGGACTCCTTTCTAATCCAACCATTGCATTGGACTCCATTTCAATTTG CATGAATTATTTGAACTGGGACATGCAATTTATGCTAGGCCTGAGTGCAGCTGCCAG TGTTCGAGTGAGTAATGAGCTAGGGGCAGGCCATCCAAGGGTAGCAAAATTTTCAGTGTTTGTAGTGAACGGGACAAGCATATTGATAAGTATTGTATTCAGTGCAATTGTTTTGATATTCCGAGTTGGATTGAGCAAAGCATTTACAAGTGATTCTGAGGTTATAGAAGCAGTTTCAGACTTGACTCCACTGCTTGCCATCTCTGTTTTCCTAAATGGCATTCAGCCTATACTCTCAG GTGTGGCAATAGGGAGTGGATGGCAAGCAATTGTGGCTTATGTAAACCTGGCAACATACTACATTATTGGTCTCCCAATTGGATGTGTTCTTGGCTTCAAAACTAGTTTAGGAGTAGCG GGAATTTGGTGGGGTATGATTATTGGTGTCCTCCTACAAACAGCAACTCTTGTTGTTCTCACTGCCACAACCAATTGGAACAAGGAG GTCGAAAAGGCAGCTGATCGGTTGAAGAAATCTGCAAATGAGGAGACAGACTTAGTGAGAGGCGCGGCATGA